cggagcaactaaacccatgcaccacaactactgagcctgcgttctagagcctgcaagccacaactactgagcctgcgcaccacaactacagaagcctgcatgcctacagcctgtgctccacaacaagacaagccaccacaatgagaagcccgcgcaccgcaaggaagagtagcccctgctcatcgcaactacagaaagccggcgtgcagcaacgaagacccaacacagccataaataaataaataaataaataaataaataaataaaaaataaataaataaataagaatatactTTACGTCttccaaaataagaaacaaaattgtaCCTTTACTCGGTAAAATTTCTTCACATTAAATCCTGCTGCATTCCCCAGCCTACGCAGATTTTCTTGAACAACAGCCTTGGGATCTCTCCGTTTGGAACTACTGAAGAGATTGAATGAGCTAAGAGTTGGTATGTAAGATATCCCACCTGTTCTTGTAGTAAAGCCATGTATGAAAATATCTGTTGAAGATAAACAATGAAGATTAAAAACATGACATACAAAAGACCATAAGCATTACAAACCCAGTCTCTCATTAAGACTTTCCCTAATCACCTCATCCTGCGTTAGTTTATCTGTCTTCTAATTTCTACAGCTCTTTATACCTCCATCTATTCTTATGACATAATGCTTTGAGTTTGTTTTACCTTCTCTGTGGGATTATTGCTCTTCAAAGGGTATCTTTTGTTCCATTTGTCTTTGCTATCCCAATAGCATATAGCTCACATAGCTCACAGTAAACTTCATTCTTCTGTGAAAGCACCAATGAGTTAAGGTTTACAGAATTTCTAAGCAGGAAATGCTTACGGTCATAAATCTCATTTAAAAGGAAGGCTGGGGGATTTGTCTTAAAGCTGAATTTGCATaaagagaatttatttatttagggtggCTATCCCTTGACACCCCTGACACTACAAGGCCATGCATGACACTCCCATGTTGTAACTGATGCTAATGAACACATAAATTCACAACAGTCtacaaaagaaagaagcaaaaagagGTGAACAACCTGTAAAGAAAGACTGGTTTTTCACATCCAGTAAAAACAACAGATAGTGTTTAACGTACCTGGGATCAAAGGAGATGTGATAATGGTTAATTCTCCTTTCAGGGCTGGCAAACTTCTCAaatatgtttctatttcattctgGATTGCTTCTAGTTCTTGAGCTGTGATTATGTTTATTTCAGTAGGCTGTTTCAAAAGACCTCCCTTCAAAGTCATCTGTAAATCTTCAAACTCAAAACTGTAAACATCAGTGAAGAGTTGACCAATAAAAGCCTTCATTAATGTCTTCCGGTGCACAGGCACAATTACCTTAATGCTGCTCAAATTTTTTTCATCAATTTTTTGTTTAATGGTATACAATGAGGCAGCCATGCTGGGATTGCTAACAGTCTCAAATTCTCTCAGGAAAGCAGATAAACCATTGCTTGTTTCTATTTCACAATTATCATGGTCACAGCTGATGTTACTGCAACACATTATGCAAAGGAACTTGGCCTTGGCACCATGGTGGTATCGGACAGCATTCAATGTCTTTAGTAATGTCTGATGACAGTTTTTCTGAGAGTTTAATTTCAAACCAAAGAGATCTATCAACACTGCTTCTGCCATCCTTCAACACTGTACAAAGTTCTTCAAAGAAGGTTTCTGTGCCCCCCAAAATCACCTGTAACGAAAAATTAGCATAAGTAAGAATACAAAGTTGTATCAATCTCCTTATAGTTACAACAGAAACTTGTGGATGGGTAAAAAGAATTGCATTGACTTAAAAATGTAACCAAAATAGTGAATCTAGACTCCTTCCAGAAAAGCTAGTCCACTATTTGTCAGAACCAGGACAATGAAAAGCAAAGCCATCTCTTAATTCATTTTGTGAAAGTACTTTACATCTTTCCAGCAgaacaagtttttgttttgttttgttttgttttcaggtagcaaatttttattttttaatatctttattggagtataattgccttacaatggtgcaGGTAGCAAATTTTAAGCAGGGAATTACTTGTTGACTTAGACAAAGCCCCATCTTTTAATTACAGGGTGTCCACTTATTGATATATCATTAATCCGGATATGACTGGTTTGCTAATTTACATCCCTTCATATGAAAACCTGGGTCTCGAGTTCAATAGGTTAAATGGAGCTGcacctaaaaattaaaaatcttttaattcttaattgctttttttttccttcagaaaaattGCATTTCGTTATTGCTGTTtttcagaagcagactcacagatgcagaggacaaactagtggttaccagcggggagagggaaggagggaggggcaagataggggtcggggattaagaggtacaaactactgtgtataaaagaaataagctacaaggatatattgtacggcacagagaatatagccaatatttgatAATAACTTTAAACggcatataatctataaaatattgactcactatgttgtacacctgaaactaatattgtaaatcaactatacttcaattttttttaaatgcgttTTTAAGGAGATAAAAGCAGGGATGACTCCAGGATTCACGCAGGACTCAGGTATGGCAATTATCTCATAAGCAACGGCAATTTGGATCAGGTGTGCGTCCCACCTGCCCTCCTCTTCACTCCCCGCGCACAGATCTTctcaccccagcccctgccctcccccaccccaggctgccGGTCTCTCTTCGGTGACCCCTTCGGTGACCCCCTTTGCCCCGGATGGTTTTCTCCTGCCGCCACTCCTAACCCCCTCCCTCTGGACCGTGAAAAGCCCCACGACGCCTCTGCCAGCCGCCCGGTCCGCGCTCGGCCCCGTGGGGCGCCGATCCTCACCTGCCGGACTCCTCCCGCCCCTTCGAGATTTTCCGACGGCCGGACGCACACCCGAGACCGTTCTCCGTCCTCGCCCGTCGCGCGTCGCCTTCGGCTGCACACTCGGTGGGCGGCGAGCTCTGAGGCGTCTGCCGCCCCCAGTCCTCAGCCTGAACGAGACCGGGAGGCCGCGAGCCTGTGCCCGGGCGCTGGGCGGGCGGCGCCCGTCCCGCCTCACCCGCCTGACCGCGGACGGACGGAGCCCACGCCCGGTAGCCCCGCGACAGCCGCGGAGGCCGGGCCGGGGGGCTGGGTGCGGGGAGGCGGGAGCGATCCGGGGAGCGACCCTCGGGTCGGACGCGCTCGACCGTGGGGAACCGTCAGCAGTTCCGGGTCAGGAGGGCGCCAGCCCACACCCGCCGCCCGGCGCCAGGAGGAGGAACGGGAAGCGGAGCGGCGGACCGACCGAGTGACCGGAGCCAGGCGGGTCCGCGGGCCGGTggctgggcgggggtgggcggggcgcGAGGGAGCGGGGCGGACCTCCCGAAGGGGCGCGCGGCCGAGCGGCCTCGGGTCGTAGACCGCCTCCCCCTGCCCGGGGGCGATGAAGCCCTTTCCCGGCGTCCGCGCTCCCAGCCGGACCGCAACGAGTCGCCGGCCCGGCAGCGCGGGGGACCCTCGGTTTCCTCCCCAGAGCCCAGGCCTGAGAACCTCACTGCGTTAGCACTTGGCACTCTGTCCCATCCAAGTTCAAGTAACGTGCCTCCTgaggtagacttttttttttttttaacggtttTGCTTTATTTGTTTCCAGAAACGAGTTGGCTGAACCCCTCCTTTGCCTTTTTGCTGATCCTGCCTAACTTGCTGACTAAACTTTACAGCTCCTGCACGTGTGTGGATAAACGGAGGTCCTAGGTGCCCTTTGAAAAATACGCGCCAGGAGTAGAAAATTAGAAGGCACTGACCCTTAGAGTTGTGATAAAGATGTAAATTAGCATCCTTTCTCTGCTCTGAAAGAGCATAacgttcatttatttaaaaatattgaacagCTCCTACGTATATGGAAGGCAGACGCTCTGGCCAAGGGGAAATATCTCCATCCTTCAGAGAGTAGGAGAAAGGATGCTTCCTGTGGAACTGGTTATGGCGGAAGGAGGGGGTCCCTTTCTTCTGACGGTCGCTCAGAGGATAAGTGCTGAAGAACCTGTCCCCGAGAGGAAGAACCTCAGCCATCTGGGAGTTTAGAGGAGCACCTGAAGTGGGCAGGTGCTGCTATTCTATGGCGTCACCAACCCAGAGTAGGAACCCACTGTTCAGTTATCTGGCAGAGGTTTCTGTCAAAAATTGTACTTTCATCATTTTTGCTGGGCATTTATTAAGAGCACTGAGTGCTATGTGGTGCACCTGACCCCCTCTGCCCTGAGCTTGCTTTATGTGAAATATTACTGTGAGCAAAATAGAGGTCTTTAGTTACAAAGCTGGGTGAAAacatttctctctgtttttatagACAACGGGGGGAATTCATTTTCTGTCATGCAGCggtaacagtaaaaaaaaagttaaaaaagaaatatttcagaataGGGAAGCTGTCAGGGAAGAGAAAGTTCGCTGTTATATTGTATTTATATGCCATTTCCTTTCACCGTCTGGTACTGGGCTGTGGCCTCATCTCCTAGCACTCTCTTACGTCACCCCCATTCCCCCCACTCCAGTGGCTCTCAATCCTGGCTACACCTCAGAACTACAcgcagaactttaaaaaaatatacatccaGGGagctcccccctccaccacctccaGCTATACATATGAATCAGAAACTCGGGGAGTCAAGTCTCGgcctgttttgctttgctttttgtttcGTTTTAATCTCTACAGGTGATTCAGATGCATAATTAGATTTGAAAAAACAACTTCCCTATTCCCAAGCCACTCAAACTAAAGGCTGTTCCTTGGAACACCTTATGATTTCATCCTTTGCATAAGCTATCCCTTCTGCTTAGAGCACTCttctttttatatgctttttttttagctGTTACTTGTTCAAGACCCTTCAAGCTCAAACATCACCTTGAATCCCCATCCCCTCGCTAAGCAGAATTAACTGTTTCTTTTAGCTTTTTGTTTGTATAGGAGAAGCTCTCTCATAGATGCAATCTGTACCCGTAACCAAGCAGTACATTGAAACAGTCAATTAAACATTAAATTGTGTACCTCATAAAGATGAACATGgtagtatataaattatatctaaataaaactGTTTCAAAGGAAAGTCAGTTAAACCAGAGAGTTATGAAAAAGTATACCACAAtaccttaaacattttttaacctAAAACAACTATATGCTTGTTTGCCAATCTGTTGAGAAAGTCCAAGGCCTTTTCTTTGCACATGGCCTCCTGATTAGAGTTCTGCATCATATCTCTTCCATAAACTACACTTCTCAACCATCAGCTAAGCTTTCCCAAGATTCGGTTCCTTTAAGAGGAAAATAACCTAGAGGCACTTGTGAAGCTGAGTGCAGATTTCTTCTTTATAATCAGTTATAGTTATCTCACACATGCAAACAACTCACCTTAATTGGGTCTttccaaaatattaaacatagctTTTAAAGAAACAACAAACTTTATTTCCACACTATTTCATTGGTttacataatatttaattaaattacgaAAGCACAGTGACAAGTACAACTGGCATAAACAGGTTCAGGAACAAACACAAGTGACATTGTCAGATGTACACTTCCACTGGTAGGAGCGGAAGTGGGCAGACTCACTGGAGAGTAGCTTTCTAACCCTTTAGCATTCAGCATGCGCATTCAGCGTGATGTGGGAATTATCAAGGTGTGTCAGAACCGTGCTCCCTTCAAagctttccttgcctcttccagcttctgttgGCTCCAGGTGTTCCTTGCCTTGGGGTGCATGACTTGGGGCTCTATGCCTCTATCCTCACATGGTCTACTTTCCTGTGTGTCTTGAGTCTCAAATCTCCCTGTACCTTTCTCACATAAAGACACCTgaatggaaataaagaaaaggcCAATCATAGAGTAAGCAAaggctatttattcagagcttgctaGAACAAGGGAGTCAGCCACATTACTTGtgttttggcagagactcaaaggcaggcagaggggtgggaaagcttatagtggaaaaaagggaaatctTCAGGTGTGCCCTGATTGCAGGCTGTTGGCCTGGGGAAGCTGTAGGTGGGCTCACTAGAAGTTGCACATCCTATGTGATTGGTTAAGGgtgcatatttggctttctctggttagTCCTAAGTTGGAAGTAGGGACAAAAACTAGGGAAGCTGTTCTTTATTAATCAAGCACTGGCCATTTGGGGGCCATTTGTTACAGGGGTTAATGTTTGGCTCCTGAATTGTTATTAGAGATAGTGGTCTGACTTCCTACGAGTCCGACTTATAGAATGGCAGGCTAGCTGGTTACTGTAGATGATGGATGGTTTCCTGGGTTGGTTGCTGCAGGTTGTGGGTCAGAGTCCTGTTTTTATATATGGCCTAGTCACTGTTTGTTTGCATGCTCAGCCTCTCACCTGTCACtgaatttagggcccaccctaaatccaggatgaccTCGTCTCGAGGTCTTTAacttaattacacctgcaaacatcctttttccaaataagctccTATTCATAGTTTCTGGGGGTGAGGACACAGACATCTGTCTGGGGGACCACAATTCAACCTGCTACGAGCTCCTTTTGGTTTAGAAATCATGTTTACTTGTTTatagagtaaaaataaaagacttttcCCCTTACTGTCCTGAATGAGACAAGCAGGGAGGTTATGACTGGATTTCACCAAAGAcctataatttctttttcaaacagTTGCCTGGGCATCCCTTAAAACTTAGATTTCAGCTGCAGACCAATCCTTGTATGTCTACACCCCAAAACTAGATGTTTTTGTAGTCCAGTACTATCTGTACTTTCAGAGAAATCCCACCTTTGGCTTAAAGCTATCAATGAGTAATATCTGAATGTTCTCTAAATTGTCTTTGAAAGAAAGTTAAGGAACAGTTCCAATCCTctggtttctttctgttttcagcATCCTGAAACTTGAATCTCATTACCTAGCCAAGGAAGAGAAAAGTCCCTAGTTTCAGCAGATTCTAAGACTCTGGTATATAATAGGTatgcaatacattttttttttttaatttatttttggctgcattgggtctttgtttctgcgcgagagctttctctagttgcggtgagcgggggctactcttcgttgcggtgcgcaggcttctcattgtggtgacttctcttgttgcggagcacaggctctaggcacacgggcttcagtagttgtggctcgtgggctctagagtgcaggctcggtagtagtggcgcacgggcttagttgctccgcggcatgtgggatcttcccagaccagggctcgaacccgtgtcccctgcattggcaggcagattctcaaccactgcgccaccagggaagccctgcaatacACTTTTAATGattcaattaatttattctttttggatGACTCTGATGATATAACTTCTCTTGAAAACATGTGGTTGAAAAGACTTGTCATCTTTTTTACCTGAAGTATGTATTATTGATTCTTACTCATTTGTGCAGTTTTTTACATTTCCCCCATGATTCCTCTTTAATTTATTGTTGGAATTGAACCATCCAGAACTGATTCCATCATGCTCATGACAAATATAGACATAACTTTAAACTCTCAATTCCAGGAaaacttttctctcttccccaggTCAGTTTTTTTTAGCTTCCCCAGTTAAACATCAGCTTCAGATATTAAACTCCCCCTCCCACttggaaaacaaaaaccaaagcaaTTTCACACTTATGTGAAAATTAACtatgtaatttttctttccttgttttctaATAAAATGTATGTTCTAAAGGGGGTAGGAGGTAATTATCAGCTTAACTACTTAAACTGCCTGGCAGGTCCACATAGGAGCTTTTTCCATTCAGGATGAAAAATGGTGCTTATGTGACATGGGCACACATGGACAGTTGCCTCGTCTTGATTCTTTTAAGCCAGAAGCTCTCAAAGCCCTAGGGGAGTTTGACAGCCTTGCTTTATTTTGCTCATTAACTTGAAGGGAGGTACCAGATGATGAGTTTCCAAAGACTCAAACCATGGCCTTTTAAAAATCTCCTCCCAAGGGCCAATTACAGGCACTCGCCTCTTGAATTCAGATGAGATGGTGCACAAAAATCAtgctcatcacaatgctttagtACATACTAAACacctaataaatgttaatttgcATCCTAATTGCTTCAAATTTCATCCTTCCTGCTTGGATGTATGACCTTTGGCGAATTTCCTTATTTCTccaagtcttagtttcctcatttacaaaatacaggtaaaaatCATGTCTAGCTTGTAGGATTGCTCTGAAGGATAAAACAGATAATCTATGTGAAAGTACTTATGGTAATTAGTAAATGTTGGCTGTAGTTAATATAGAACATGGTGGTTTATAGTATTTCCATTGCATTGTTTTCTGTAAAGCCACTGTTTTAGTTGAGAGTGTTTTgcctaaatgattttttaaaagtaatatttggATATTTACTATCAAATACTATAGGTAttataaggtgtttttttttaaatcagtcacttaattcatatttatatttcccACAATGCTTTGCATATAATATGTACCGACATACGTGgcttgaatgaaagaataattaatactgtctagtctctaaactcttgtttttattgatttatgcAATTGTAATGAATTATCAGTAGATGACAgtagtttgttttcatttttattttttgtccattcTACAGTAGagatccagaaaaaatgaaaacttcctCAATTTTAAACCAGATATCCTTTCATGAATAGCTGGTTTAAATAAATATCACCCAAGAGTTCTTCAATTTATGCTGCTTCAGAAATAGATATCAAGAAATAccagttactttattttttattgtataaatctaattttcttaattttttttttttggtttcttcatcAAATACTTTAAAGAatacaaaaatgagtaagacTTCCTGGAGCTTATAGTCTAATAGGGAAATATAGTATAAAATAATGTAAACAGTAGGAATAGAAATTGTTGAGCGGCAGGAATTTGCTAAAtgctttatattcattatttcacttcatcctcacaaaaatctaatgaggaaggtactattattgacaaggaatctgaggctcaggtTGGAAAGAATTTACCTAATAAACTAGTAAGTGGCACAACCTAGATTCAAGATTAGCCCTATCTTACCCTGAGACCTAGACTGTTATCTATCTTGGTATAACAGAGATATAGAAACAATTGTACtaaaaagagagagcgagagatcATATCTACCCAGAAAGATCAAGAAAAACTTCTTAAAGAAGATGCATCTAAGGTGGAGTTGAAAGATTGGTTGCTGTTTGATGTGATCAGAACAGTGTTTCGGAAGCATTATTCTGTCAGTAGAACAGGGTCAATTGAA
This portion of the Eschrichtius robustus isolate mEscRob2 chromosome 18, mEscRob2.pri, whole genome shotgun sequence genome encodes:
- the LACC1 gene encoding purine nucleoside phosphorylase LACC1 isoform X2, translating into MAEAVLIDLFGLKLNSQKNCHQTLLKTLNAVRYHHGAKAKFLCIMCCSNISCDHDNCEIETSNGLSAFLREFETVSNPSMAASLYTIKQKIDEKNLSSIKVIVPVHRKTLMKAFIGQLFTDVYSFEFEDLQMTLKGGLLKQPTEINIITAQELEAIQNEIETYLRSLPALKGELTIITSPLIPDIFIHGFTTRTGGISYIPTLSSFNLFSSSKRRDPKAVVQENLRRLGNAAGFNVKKFYRVKTDHANDVWIMGRKEPESYDGITTNQRGVTIAALGADCIPIVFADPVKKACGVAHSGWRGTLLGVAMATVNAMIAEYGCSLEDIIVVLGPSVGPCCFTLPRESAKAFHNLDPRCVRLFGSPNPYVDIRKATRILLEQGGILPQNIQDQNQDLSLCTSCHPDKFFSHVRDGLNFDT
- the LACC1 gene encoding purine nucleoside phosphorylase LACC1 isoform X1 yields the protein MAEAVLIDLFGLKLNSQKNCHQTLLKTLNAVRYHHGAKAKFLCIMCCSNISCDHDNCEIETSNGLSAFLREFETVSNPSMAASLYTIKQKIDEKNLSSIKVIVPVHRKTLMKAFIGQLFTDVYSFEFEDLQMTLKGGLLKQPTEINIITAQELEAIQNEIETYLRSLPALKGELTIITSPLIPDIFIHGFTTRTGGISYIPTLSSFNLFSSSKRRDPKAVVQENLRRLGNAAGFNVKKFYRVKTDHANDVWIMGRKEPESYDGITTNQRGVTIAALGADCIPIVFADPVKKACGVAHSGWRGTLLGVAMATVNAMIAEYGCSLEDIIVVLGPSVGPCCFTLPRESAKAFHNLDPRCVRLFGSPNPYVDIRKATRILLEQGGILPQNIQDQNQDLSLCTSCHPDKFFSHVRDGLNFGTQIGFISIRE